From Rutidosis leptorrhynchoides isolate AG116_Rl617_1_P2 chromosome 3, CSIRO_AGI_Rlap_v1, whole genome shotgun sequence, a single genomic window includes:
- the LOC139900106 gene encoding uncharacterized protein: MDRVLKRSSRNNKSKQKETNSSNEELFNKRKQPLRDFEFDVNGSNPDARSKHKSVINNRWRRKITPIAFDIEQPISNDVQKSSFKGISNDYVDYGDLTYVCSACGAKLWLKETKRGKLTQQQTGAELLCCQKANNRKEAIRGKNKTIATSSGYLLDGDLIVQIMQVLDEHNPLVKTFWMARERFKDDPNMKLKIKLIGRRTKDGRNYNLPTVDKVAALIVGDINVSSFDERDILLPPSQIDCLLFYFGTSQINCPDSFLANQKRFGTEGVIDSHVEGLKRISELHPEYLALQYPLLFIYAEDGYRTDVLHRYVDVYLGTTRKKKRVTMREFFAYKHQERDVPTLVHLGQVYTVEFQKRGLPHAHICLFLDERSKMPQPEDVDKYICAEIPDEINEPKLYQLVSDLMIHDPCGDKNPSCQCTDTETKKCTKRFPKPFSDVTKTDEDGYPIYRRRNNGRTVRKQGHDLDNSCVVAYKPKLLKMYQAHLNVEWYNQIGLIRYLFKYINKGNDKITTHLCDQETDEIKQYYDCRYVSSCEAMWRIFSFDIHHHHPSVIRLPFHLEGEHQIIFDKDEVIEQVLEKPSVNTSMFLEWMKCNGCSQQARELTYVDFPTKFIWNKDDRVWKLRKRKTGAIGRIHHVSPAAGDLFYLRILLNKVKGPTSYEEIGRGVFENHLIIDELSYDKSTLEVEHADFITKLTTEQKDAYDQIIKAVYEATGAVFFLYGFGATSGIAALLLSGGRTAHSHFRIPLQLTDESFCTIKSDSNLAELIRRAKLIIWDEAPMVNKMCVEALDRSFRDICRQINHNSMDTIFGGKIVVFVNMRLGGIGASATDSETRMFAEWILEIGNGNIGESEDGVFDIELPQDLLIIDSVDPIGSMISTIYPEYLLNLANPQYYQQRAILAPTHEVVDIIMIE, translated from the exons ATGCACGGTCAAAGCATAAATCAGTTATCAACAACCGTTGGAGGCGAAAGATTACACCCATTGCTTTTGACATTGAACAACCGATCTCCAACGATGTTCAAAAATCATCATTCAAGGGAATTTCTAACG ATTATGTTGATTACGGAGATCTTACTTATGTATGTTCTGCCTGCGGTGCAAAATTATGGCTTAAAGAGACTAAACGTGGGAAACTAACTCAACAGCAAACTGGGGCAGAGTTACTTTGTTGTCAGAAAG CCAATAACAGGAAAGAAGCAATCAG AGGAAAAAACAAGACAATAGCGACGTCATCAGGTTATTTACTAGACGGGGATCTCATTGTTCAAATAATGCAAGTTCTCGATGAACATAATCCTCTTGTCAAGACTTTTTGGATGGCCCGTGAAAGGTTTAAAGATGATCCTAATATGAAGTTGAAGATTAAATTAATTGGTAGACGAACCAAAGATGGACGTAATTACAATCTGCCAACGGTTGATAAAGTTGCGGCACTTATTGTTGGTGATATCAATGTATCTTCCTTTGACGAAAGGGATatattactacctccgtcccaaatTGATTGTCTATTATTCTATTTTGGgacgtcccaaattaattgtccagattCCTTTTTAGCCAATCAAAAGAG ATTTGGGACAGAAGGAGTAATTGATAGTCATGTTGAAGGGTTAAAAAGAATCTCTGAGCTTCACCCTGAATATTTAGCTCTACAATACCCACTTCTATTTATTTATGCAGAAGATGGGTACCGTACAGACGTACTTCATCGTTATGTTGATGTCTATCTTGGTACCACACGGAAGAAAAAAAGGGTTACTATGCGTGAATTTTTTGCTTATAAACATCAAGAACGTGATGTACCCACACTTGTGCACTTGGGTC aaGTGTATACAGTGGAATTTCAAAAACGTGGTTTGCCTCATGCCCATATATGCTTATTCCTTGATGAAAGAAGCAAAATGCCTCAACCAGAAGATGTAGATAAGTATATATGCGCTGAAATACCGGATGAAATCAACGAACCAAAACTGTATCAACTCGTATCAGATTTAATGATACACGACCCTTGTGGGGACAAGAATCCATCGTGCCAATGCACTGATACAGAAACCAAAAAATGTACAAAAAGGTTTCCAAAACCTTTCTCAGATGTCACAAAAACTGATGAAGACGGTTATCCAATCTACCGAAGAAGGAATAACGGAAGAACGGTCAGAAAACAAGGTCACGATTTGGATAATAGTTGTGTCGTAGCTTATAAACCTAAACTACTTAAAATGTACCAAGCACATCTCAATGTAGAGTGGTATAACCAAATAGGTTTAATTCGATATTTGTTCAAATATATCAACAAAGGCAACGATAAAATTACAACACATCTCTGTGATCAAGAAACTGATGAAATTAAACAATACTATGATTGTAGATATGTTTCATCTTGTGAAGCAATGTGGAGAATTTTCTCATTTGATATACATCATCATCACCCATCAGTTATAAGACTACCGTTCCATTTGGAGGGAGAACACCAAATCATTTTTGATAAAGATGAAGTAATAGAACAAGTATTAGAAAAACCATCTGTGAATACATCAATGTTTCTTGAATGGATGAAGTGTAACGGCTGCAGCCAACAAGCACGTGAGTTGACTTATGTTGATTTCCCGACAAAGTTCATTTGGAACAAAGACGACAGGGTGTGGAAGTTGCGTAAAAGAAAAACCGGTGCAATTGGACGTATTCATCATGTGTCACCAGCTGCTGGTGATCTTTTTTATCTTAGAATTCTACTAAACAAGGTTAAAGGTCCAACTTCGTATGAAGAAATCGGACG GGGTGTTTTTGAAAACCATCTTATTATAGATGAACTCTCCTACGACAAAAGTACACTTGAAGTTGAACATGCAGATTTCATTACCAAGTTAACAACAGAACAAAAGGATGCATATGATCAGATAATAAAGGCTGTTTATGAAGCCACGGGAGCTGTGTTCTTTTTGTACGGTTTTGGTG CAACAAGTGGGATTGCAGCTTTATTGTTATCTGGAGGTCGGACAGCTCATTCACATTTTAGAATACCACTTCAACTGACAGATGAGTCGTTTTGTACTATTAAGTCGGACAGCAATTTGGCTGAGCTCATTAGGAGGGCAAAACTTATTATTTGGGATGAGGCCCCGATGGTGAACAAAATGTGTGTTGAAGCATTGGATCGGTCTTTTCGTGATATATGCCGTCAAATCAATCATAATAGCATGGATACAATATTTGGCGGAAAAATTGTTGTGTTTG TTAACATGAGATTAGGTGGTATTGGTGCATCTGCAACCGATTCCGAAACTAGAATGTTTGCTGAATGGATACTAGAAATAGGCAATGGTAATATTGGTGAATCAGAAGACGGAGTTTTTGATATTGAGCTTCCACAAGATCTTTTGATAATAGATTCTGTTGATCCAATCGGTTCTATGATCTCAACTATTTATCCAGAATATCTTCTAAATCTTGCCAATCCACAATATTATCAACAACGTGCTATTCTAGCTCCAACTCATGAAGTTGTGGACATCATTATGATAGAATGA